One Silene latifolia isolate original U9 population chromosome 4, ASM4854445v1, whole genome shotgun sequence DNA segment encodes these proteins:
- the LOC141652750 gene encoding uncharacterized protein LOC141652750: MDLWVVAAAAGAGYLAKHWQNIFREKEGALGFSVGSSFLDEPQSPSLIEILRERTNPLKELARTGSDIGKGDQSGELFVETSRRGREATCSSDMNHGQEVGVHDDGSANSEYVFSSGFGNDKNFEWNRGDFVLDADMSNIPEDSTWKMGGSLASRRSRNTKRSRRLHLPFIKPRTSLDSCLMAQMHNRERNELEEYLLTPLSSPRTPALRPFLVSDGKRLISKTRGLYKEVYPISNNEVIGVPRLPQTNTVDYSKEKFSIKNQMDRLLFRSKLMQVDTRAGISSGQALFCLGISMGILSTIIANKVELEKLKESLKQSEHLVEDLQDELEMKDSLTVKELVNDDDSQDIHGILTGTEILDMNVLVQFADEESVCLKKDDSISNIEAELEAELERLELSMKGSTLPGELNHEFDEDMIADLVSGELQADAVRRRSSSESTLGRSSHSSPTPHSTKDGVSPRELSLRLHEVIQSRLEKRVMELEAELATSQNHIERLISERANYWRDVPDSGRTSSRCSPRVIETRGPRGPSPRPLIMNLSGDALDAYNEAFEELDKLKQTEDRETPLQSDGLTGFSEGSKAWLAGKQEEAVPISITGIPSSEDSPNDNYDSDEDDDDDMLLIKQIVEKARQGSPAIMRAQKAMVYLNRDH; the protein is encoded by the exons ATGGATTTGTGGGTGGTGGCAGCTGCTGCTGGTGCTGGTTATTTAGCTAAACATTGGCAGAACATTTTTAGGGAAAAAGAAGGCGCATTGGGTTTTTCTGTTGGAAGTTCCTTCCTTGATGAGCCTCAATCTCCGTCATTGATTGAGATTTTACGTGAAAGGACTAACCCGTTAAAAGAGTTAGCGCGAACTGGATCAGACATTGGAAAGGGTGACCAATCGGGTGAATTATTTGTCGAAACATCTAGGAGAGGTAGGGAAGCGACTTGCTCTAGTGACATGAATCATGGACAAGAAGTTGGAGTTCATGATGATGGAAGTGCGAATTCTGAATACGTGTTTTCTTCAGGATTTGGGAATGATAAGAACTTTGAGTGGAATAGGGGCGACTTTGTGTTAGATGCTGATATGAGTAACATACCTGAGGATAGCACTTGGAAAATGGGAGGTTCACTTGCATCTAGAAGAAGCAGAAACACTAAGAGAAGCAGGCGACTTCATTTGCCATTTATAAAGCCGCGTACTTCCTTAGACAGTTGTCTCATGGCTCAAATGCATAATAGGGAACGTAATGAATTGGAGGAATATCTTCTAACTCCACTTTCATCTCCCCGTACTCCAGCTTTGAGGCCGTTTCTTGTCAGTGATGGAAAACGATTAATTAGTAAAACCAGGGGTTTGTACAAGGAAGTTTACCCTATATCAAATAATGAAGTTATCGGGGTTCCTCGTCTGCCTCAAACTAACACCGTGGATTATTCAAAAGAGAAGTTCAGCATTAAGAACCAAATGGATAGATTGCTCTTTAGAAGCAAACTGATGCAGGTTGATACACGGGCAG GAATCTCGAGTGGGCAAGCCCTTTTCTGTCTTGGGATCTCAATGGGCATACTATCTACTATAATAGCTAATAAGGTGGAATTGGAGAAGTTGAAGGAGAGCCTAAAGCAAAGTGAACATTTAGTCGAAGATCTTCAAGATGAGCTAGAGATGAAAGATTCATTAACTGTAAAAGAGCTTGTCAATGACGATGATTCACAGGATATACACGGAATATTAACTGGTACCGAGATTTTGGATATGAATGTGTTGGTACAATTTGCTGATGAAGAATCGGTGTGTCTGAAGAAAGATGATTCAATCAGTAATATTGAAGCAGAGCTTGAAGCTGAGCTGGAAAGACTCGAGCTGAGCATGAAAGGATCAACTCTTCCAGGAGAG TTGAACCACGAATTTGACGAGGACATGATTGCCGATTTGGTGTCTGGAGAACTACAGGCTGATGCTGTTCGTAGGAGATCGAGCTCTGAAAGTACGCTCGGTCGAAGCTCACACAGCAGCCCGACCCCTCATTCCACAAAGGATGGTGTCTCACCTCGGGAATTGAGCTTGCGCTTGCATGAGGTTATTCAGTCGAGATTAGAAAAGCGTGTAATGGAGCTTGAAGCCGAATTAGCAACAAGCCAAAACCATATAGAACGCCTGATTTCTGAGAGAGCTAACTATTGGAGAGATGTTCCGGATAGTGGGCGTACGTCATCCAGGTGCAGTCCACGGGTCATAGAAACTCGTGGACCTCGTGGCCCATCTCCCAGGCCTCTCATTATGAATTTGTCGGGGGATGCTCTTGATGCGTACAATGAAGCGTTTGAGGAGCTCGACAAGCTAAAACAAACAGAAGACAGGGAAACCCCATTACAGAGCGATGGACTAACTGGGTTTAGTGAGGGAAGCAAGGCATGGCTTGCTGGAAAACAAGAGGAAGCGGTTCCTATAAGTATAACAGGGATACCGTCAAGTGAAGATAGTCCAAATGACAATTACGATAGTgatgaggatgacgatgatgatatgtTGCTGATTAAACAGATTGTTGAGAAAGCTAGGCAAGGCTCTCCGGCTATTATGAGGGCTCAGAAGGCTATGGTGTATCTAAATAGAGATCACTAG
- the LOC141650998 gene encoding uncharacterized protein LOC141650998, whose protein sequence is MAVNNDTIEKVENSIVEDRLRSSSVSSRSSKSGSSEFSFEDPDINEESITVAPATPEFTPRLETPPVQVMERPPSGSAGYRIPSHVFARNKSNNRNPDWSAASNDSLFSINTGNMSFTTDQFTGLLKSCELGKSGEVPHPAPRIVLKSVEKMTLIPPDQTRKSGEEQVIVATPPPAVNTPAADVEVIDEPEVIKNVIVTQELNVNVNVNKDDAKEEVEVTKNGRSCLPDDEVLPRKSVSPKSKASGEQSFAFPVFSETDKEKSVNSGENRVEQQKDLSSVDLDQGLKTQTSAPGAAPPSASWLSYFTCGPCT, encoded by the exons ATGGCGGTAAATAACGATACCATTGAAAAAGTCGAAAACTCTATTGTAGAAGACAGATTAAGGTCTTCTTCTGTATCTTCTAGATCATCCAAATCAGGATCATCTGAATTCTCATTTGAAGATCCAGATATAAATGAAGAAA GTATTACTGTTGCACCAGCAACCCCAGAGTTCACACCAAGGTTAGAAACTCCGCCGGTTCAAGTGATGGAGCGTCCTCCTAGTGGGTCGGCGGGTTACAGGATTCCGTCACATGTTTTTGCTAGAAACAAATCAAACAACCGTAATCCAGATTGGAGCGCAGCTTCCAATGATTCGTTATTTAGTATTAATACCGGGAATATGAGCTTCACTACAGATCAATTTACCGGTTTGCTAAAATCATGTGAGCTAGGTAAATCCGGGGAAGTCCCTCATCCTGCACCTAGAATTGTGCTAAAGTCAGTCGAGAAAATGACGCTTATACCGCCTGATCAGACACGTAAATCAGGAGAAGAACAAGTAATAGTAGCCACTCCTCCTCCTGCAGTAAATACGCCAGCAGCTGATGTTGAAGTTATAGATGAACCTGAAGTGATTAAAAACGTTattgttactcaagagttaaATGTAAACGTAAACGTAAACAAAGATGATGCAAAGGAAGAAGTAGAAGTTACAAAGAATGGAAGAAGTTGTTTACCAGATGATGAAGTATTACCTCGAAAAAGTGTATCACCTAAGTCGAAGGCAAGCGGTGAACAGTCTTTTGCATTTCCGGT GTTTTCAGAAACCGACAAAGAAAAATCAGTAAATTCAGGGGAAAATCGGGTTGAGCAGCAAAAGGACCTGTCTTCTGTTGATTTAGATCAGGGACTCAAAACACAAACATCTGCTCCTGGTGCCGCTCCTCCCTCCGCCTCATGGCTTTCATACTTCACTTGTGGCCCATGCACCTAA
- the LOC141652752 gene encoding presenilin-like protein At2g29900: protein MDRNQKPTSIIDTLGEEIIRIITPVSICMFLVVLLVLTLNSDPSSSSGSNSIITIANLAYDETNSDSIWDKFEGALLNSLVFVIVVTIITFVLVFLFYIRCTSFLKYYMGFSAFMVLGFMGGQIAILLIEKFSLPIDPFTFMLLLFNFSVVGVLAVFTSKMSIFVTQGYLVVIGVLVAYWFTMLPEWTTWVLLVAMSLYDLAAVLLPVGPLRLLVELAISRDEDIPALVYEARPVIVDESSVTNERRLWRDRRDGEGHHRVNVEMSTDQRGLSSVDSGLNERDLANAEEGQVGINGDQEVDVPLLENHVNVEQAVVSDEGMAFEGIGLGSSGAVKLGLGDFIFYSVLVGRAAMYDFMTVYACYLAIIAGLGITLMLLAFYQKALPALPVSVMLGVLFYVLTRTLLEEFMVQCSINLIMF, encoded by the coding sequence ATGGACAGAAATCAAAAACCCACAAGCATAATCGACACATTAGGTGAAGAAATCATCAGAATCATAACCCCAGTTTCAATTTGCatgtttttagttgttttattagtCCTAACCCTAAATTCTGATCCTTCATCTTCATCTGGATCAAATTCAATCATCACAATTGCTAATTTAGCTTATGATGAAACCAATTCAGATTCAATTTGGGATAAATTTGAGGGTGCCCTTTTAAATTCTCTTGTATTTGTGATTGTTGTAACAATTATTACTTTTGTTTtggtatttttattttatattagaTGCACTAGTTTCCTGAAATATTACATGGGTTTTTCTGCTTTTATGGTGTTAGGGTTTATGGGTGGTCAAATTGCTATTTTATTGATTGAAAAGTTCAGTTTACCTATTGATCCATTCACATTTATGTTGCTGTTGTTTAATTTCTCTGTTGTTGGTGTTTTAGCTGTATTTACGTCGAAAATGTCGATTTTTGTTACTCAAGGTTATTTGGTGGTTATTGGGGTGTTGGTTGCCTACTGGTTTACTATGTTACCTGAATGGACTACTTGGGTGCTTTTGGTTGCTATGTCTCTGTATGATTTGGCTGCGGTTTTGTTGCCTGTTGGACCGCTTCGATTGTTGGTTGAGCTTGCGATTTCTAGGGATGAGGATATACCGGCATTGGTTTATGAAGCCCGTCCTGTTATTGTTGATGAGTCTAGTGTTACAAATGAGAGGAGGTTATGGAGAGATAGAAGGGATGGTGAGGGTCATCATAGGGTAAATGTCGAGATGAGTACTGATCAACGAGGACTTTCGTCTGTTGACAGTGGACTGAACGAGCGAGATTTAGCTAATGCAGAAGAGGGTCAGGTTGGGATTAATGGTGATCAGGAGGTTGATGTGCCATTACTTGAGAATCATGTGAATGTTGAGCAAGCTGTGGTTTCAGATGAAGGTATGGCGTTTGAAGGGATTGGTCTAGGATCTTCCGGTGCAGTGAAACTAGGGCTTGGGGATTTCATCTTTTATAGTGTTTTGGTCGGAAGGGCAGCAATGTATGATTTTATGACCGTGTACGCCTGTTATTTAGCTATAATAGCCGGTCTTGGAATAACCCTAATGTTATTGGCCTTTTATCAGAAAGCTTTGCCTGCGCTGCCTGTGTCGGTCATGCTTGGTGTGCTTTTCTATGTCTTGACTCGGACATTACTTGAAGAGTTTATGGTGCAGTGCTCAATAAATCTCATCATGTTCTAG
- the LOC141652753 gene encoding exocyst complex component EXO70E2-like: MGDIRMFPSAPMRRESLIAAHNLLKELEANESLTDEMRKILLDIDTKLSKNLSLESETSESVEKSSKEDEFDEVKGKLSTVKEVIMGWESNNAMICESGSEVSDEYINAVQEVSGLVEQLRGMCSEGNEIEESISQAEDVLQIAMARLEEELLYVLVQKRRSYEPFRAEDDGSEGDDVASVEEPGLIDFDLVEPEVVPFLKMVKSTMFAANYDQEFCAAYTRTQKEVLEDCLVGLGMEKNSIDELLKMEWTILDSKIKTWVQMIKTAVHVYLRAEKQLCNQIFGESGPDASLCFVNTAKSSMSCLLIFGHAMSLGPHTPEKLFSLLDMYEALADVREQINALFSAEDGSFVRAEFEEVMERMGDSAKATFLGFGNVILSDPSVDQFPGGGVHPLTSWVMNYITVYLPDYFKTLDTLVQDKSDDPPITPKDSLLGSHLRSLGDKLKSNLEKKSHLYKDVALQNVFMMNNLHYIQNKIMGSELRSIIGDDWIRTQIVSYQQHATSYVRTTWSSVVASLREDGIPSGSGSGVKNFLKEKIRIFSVAFEEVYRNQTGWVIRDEQLKEELRISISQKVILAYQSFIGRHNKYDIEKYVKYDSDELETLLQDFFEGSPKSLHYSRGGRR; encoded by the coding sequence ATGGGAGATATTAGGATGTTTCCTAGTGCACCCATGAGAAGAGAGAGCTTAATTGCAGCTCATAATCTTTTGAAAGAATTGGAAGCTAATGAAAGTCTTACTGATGAAATGAGGAAAATTTTATTAGATATTGATACAAAACTGTCTAAGAATTTGTCCCTTGAGAGTGAAACTAGTGAATCTGTCGAAAAATCGAGTAAAGAGGATGAATTTGATGAGGTAAAGGGGAAATTAAGTACTGTTAAGGAAGTTATCATGGGTTGGGAATCTAATAATGCAATGATTTGTGAATCGGGTTCTGAAGTTTCAGACGAGTATATAAACGCGGTTCAGGAAGTGTCTGGTTTGGTTGAGCAATTGAGGGGAATGTGTTCAGAGGGGAATGAGATTGAGGAGAGTATTTCCCAAGCTGAGGATGTTTTGCAGATAGCTATGGCTAGGTTAGAAGAGGAGTTGCTGTATGTTCTTGTTCAGAAAAGGCGGTCTTATGAACCGTTTAGAGCTGAGGATGACGGGTCAGAAGGCGATGATGTTGCTTCTGTGGAAGAACCTGGTTTGATTGACTTTGATTTGGTTGAGCCGGAAGTGGTGCCGTTCCTGAAAATGGTTAAGAGTACTATGTTTGCTGCAAACTATGATCAGGAATTTTGTGCAGCGTATACACGAACCCAAAAGGAAGTATTGGAAGATTGCTTAGTTGGGCTCGGAATGGAGAAAAACAGCATTGATGAACTGCTTAAAATGGAATGGACCATTTTGGACTCGAAGATTAAAACATGGGTTCAAATGATCAAAACCGCAGTTCATGTTTATCTCAGAGCTGAGAAGCAGCTCTGCAATCAGATCTTTGGGGAGTCAGGGCCGGATGCTTCCCTTTGCTTTGTTAACACGGCAAAGTCCTCCATGTCGTGTCTCTTGATCTTTGGCCATGCTATGTCTCTCGGGCCTCACACGCCTGAAAAGCTCTTTAGCCTCCTTGATATGTACGAGGCCCTAGCAGATGTACGTGAGCAGATCAACGCCCTCTTTTCCGCAGAGGATGGTTCATTTGTTAGGGCGGAATTTGAAGAGGTGATGGAGAGAATGGGAGATTCCGCGAAAGCAACTTTCTTAGGATTTGGGAATGTCATTCTATCTGACCCGTCTGTAGACCAATTCCCGGGAGGAGGGGTCCACCCGTTAACCAGTTGGGTTATGAACTACATTACAGTCTATTTACCCGACTACTTCAAAACCCTCGACACCCTAGTTCAGGATAAGAGTGACGACCCCCCGATCACTCCAAAAGACAGCTTGTTGGGGTCCCACCTTCGTTCCCTCGGGGATAAGTTGAAATCCAACCTTGAAAAGAAATCCCATTTATACAAGGATGTTGCCCTTCAAAATGTTTTTATGATGAACAACTTGCATTATATTCAGAACAAGATAATGGGTTCGGAACTAAGAAGTATAATTGGGGATGACTGGATTCGAACCCAGATAGTGAGTTACCAGCAGCACGCCACGAGTTACGTGAGGACTACTTGGAGCTCAGTGGTGGCTTCACTTAGGGAGGACGGGATTCCATCTGGGTCGGGTTCAGGGGTTAAGAATTTTCTCAAGGAGAAGATTCGGATCTTTAGTGTTGCATTCGAGGAAGTTTACAGGAACCAAACAGGTTGGGTTATCCGGGATGAGCAGCTTAAGGAGGAGCTTAGGATTTCCATCTCACAAAAAGTCATATTGGCATACCAGAGCTTTATCGGAAGGCACAACAAGTATGATATCGAGAAGTATGTTAAGTATGATTCCGATGAGTTGGAGACTCTTCTCCAAGATTTCTTCGAAGGATCCCCAAAATCTTTGCATTACTCGCGTGGGGGTAGGAGATGA
- the LOC141652758 gene encoding fe(2+) transport protein 1-like has product MTMKQILLILIIFVLSDHAFAKSEENAAKCTSAILGPCHNKNKALRYNYIAIGTILVSSIIGVSLPLFSRAIPAFQPNTSPFLLLRSFASGVIVATGFMHVMPDSWNDLTSPCLPDNPWRVFPFTPFITMLSAYMTMMMDSFTIAYFERKNKSKQQIYDKNENKDDETDKNDQLGLGNQGNGSCHHHGQFLDVVNKDSKLKDRVVAQVLELGIVVHSVVIGLSMGASDNSCTIKPLIAAICFHQLFEGMGLGGCILQAEYGLKIKAIMVFFFSVTTPSGIVLGILLQNVYKENSPTALIVVGVLNAVSAGLLIYMAMVDLLSADFKGPKLQANMKLHFWCYVVALLGSGLMSLMAKWA; this is encoded by the exons ATGACCATGAAGCAAATCCTTCTCATCTTAATCATTTTCGTTCTCTCCGACCACGCCTTCGCGAAATCCGAGGAGAATGCCGCGAAGTGCACGTCAGCGATTCTCGGTCCATGTCATAATAAGAATAAGGCCCTTAGGTACAACTACATTGCAATAGGTACAATACTAGTGTCTAGTATAATTGGTGTATCCTTACCCTTATTTTCCCGTGCCATACCGGCTTTTCAACCTAATACAAGCCCGTTTCTCCTTTTACGTTCATTTGCGTCCGGTGTGATCGTAGCAACCGGGTTCATGCACGTAATGCCCGATTCCTGGAATGACCTGACCTCGCCCTGTTTACCCGATAACCCTTGGAGGGTTTTTCCGTTTACTCCGTTTATTACTATGCTTTCGGCCTATATGACCATGATGATGGATTCATTTACTATAGCTTATTTTGAGAGGAAAAATAAATCCAAACAACAAATTTATgataaaaatgaaaataaagacGACGAGACCGACAAAAATGATCAATTAGGGTTAGGGAATCAAGGAAATGGAAGTTGCCATCACCATGGCCAATTTTTGGACGTAGTTAATAAGGACTCTAAATTGAAGGACCGAGTTGTAGCCCAG GTTTTAGAATTAGGAATTGTAGTGCACTCAGTGGTAATTGGTTTATCAATGGGAGCATCAGATAATTCATGTACAATTAAACCACTTATTGCTGCCATATGTTTTCATCAACTATTTGAAGGCATGGGCCTTGGTGGTTGCATTCTACAG GCCGAGTACGGGTTGAAGATAAAAGCCATAATGGTATTCTTTTTCTCGGTGACAACGCCATCGGGGATCGTCCTAGGAATATTGTTACAAAATGTGTACAAGGAAAATAGTCCAACGGCGTTGATAGTGGTTGGAGTTTTGAACGCGGTGTCAGCGGGGTTGTTGATATATATGGCGATGGTAGATTTACTCTCGGCAGACTTCAAGGGGCCTAAACTTCAGGCTAACATGAAGCTTCATTTTTGGTGTTACGTTGTAGCTTTGTTAGGGAGTGGTCTCATGTCTTTGATGGCTAAATGGGCATAA